In Acidobacteriota bacterium, a single genomic region encodes these proteins:
- a CDS encoding pyridoxamine 5'-phosphate oxidase family protein, translating into MTEFKQAKYYEEGSDAGRMLDQEIDEFLRSPDSTWLLKLSFNKADGWPMVVPLWYQWDGDAFYVVGRKRSKWVADLKRDPRCAVCIEETAHPRIRKVLAQCTAEILEGPAPGEGSQWVEVANEMATRYSGSDGPEQLVPSYGWERYLVKLVPRDGRLATWQGADWALSYFDAGQRPDLEEKAAHRKESGA; encoded by the coding sequence GTGACCGAGTTCAAACAGGCCAAGTATTACGAGGAGGGTTCGGACGCTGGAAGGATGCTCGATCAAGAGATTGACGAATTTCTGCGTAGTCCTGACAGCACGTGGCTCCTGAAGCTCTCCTTCAATAAAGCGGACGGTTGGCCCATGGTGGTGCCGCTCTGGTACCAGTGGGATGGCGACGCCTTCTATGTCGTCGGCCGCAAACGTTCGAAGTGGGTGGCAGATCTGAAGCGTGATCCGCGGTGTGCCGTCTGCATCGAGGAGACAGCCCATCCCCGCATCCGCAAGGTGCTCGCGCAGTGCACGGCGGAGATACTCGAAGGTCCCGCTCCTGGTGAAGGGTCGCAGTGGGTCGAGGTAGCGAACGAGATGGCGACCCGGTATTCGGGATCCGACGGACCCGAGCAACTCGTGCCCTCATATGGCTGGGAGCGTTATCTGGTTAAGCTCGTGCCGCGAGACGGAAGGCTCGCGACATGGCAAGGTGCCGACTGGGCACTCAGTTACTTCGACGCTGGACAACGGCCGGATCTCGAGGAGAAGGCTGCTCACCGCAAGGAAAGTGGGGCATGA
- a CDS encoding CocE/NonD family hydrolase: MSALSVDTDVAVPAVGGVTLATDVIRPAGPGRYPAILMRTAYDRTTHASVSLQVHALSLARAGYAVVLQDVRGRFASGGDFEPFVNEQADGTAALEWVRSMPWCNEDVAMGGVSYNAFSQLAVATSGHEGLAAILPALSPADVRDTWIRRGGALDIGFHLSWALNSIATLDRRSRNIDALLAALDDPWTTSAMGVDQPALRATPAASWFFDWAGAQDPYPNDPRVPTETDLAQVAAPSLVVAGWYDIFAAGSFRLFDALGDGSHIVTGPWDHSGLPLGRCIGNLDFGRRAVVDLHQLQIDWYNVHLRGSGSLPPKASLFITGANDWVQFDAWPLPEAPRRWYLDGAGGLGDAPAEPGELSFEVLVDAPTPAVGGRCYPWAPVLRSGAFDVSSRIRRSDVLTFTSDPLDTPIRAVGPAALTLSVSGDAALQQFVAALIDVHPDGGAWNVSDGVVESRRSRVTVDFGVIGHEFGRGHRIRIDVSGAAWPRYIVRSGRRTVHLGPSRLTMNEVS, translated from the coding sequence GTGAGCGCTCTCTCTGTTGATACCGATGTCGCAGTGCCTGCCGTCGGCGGTGTGACACTTGCGACGGACGTTATCCGTCCCGCCGGTCCTGGACGGTACCCTGCCATCCTCATGCGGACAGCCTATGACCGGACGACGCATGCGTCGGTGTCCCTCCAGGTGCACGCATTGAGCCTCGCGCGTGCTGGGTATGCCGTGGTGCTACAAGACGTTCGGGGCCGGTTCGCTTCGGGGGGTGACTTCGAACCTTTCGTCAATGAGCAGGCTGATGGGACAGCTGCCTTGGAATGGGTTAGGTCCATGCCATGGTGCAACGAGGATGTCGCGATGGGAGGCGTCAGCTACAACGCCTTCAGCCAGCTTGCCGTCGCGACGTCAGGTCATGAGGGTCTCGCGGCGATCCTTCCTGCGCTTTCCCCTGCCGACGTTCGGGACACCTGGATACGCCGAGGCGGAGCACTCGACATCGGCTTCCATCTGTCGTGGGCGCTGAACTCGATTGCGACTCTCGACCGACGGTCTCGGAATATCGATGCGTTACTCGCCGCTCTCGATGACCCGTGGACGACCTCTGCCATGGGTGTCGACCAACCGGCGCTGCGTGCCACACCAGCGGCGTCGTGGTTCTTCGACTGGGCTGGTGCACAAGATCCCTATCCGAACGACCCGCGGGTCCCGACCGAGACCGACTTGGCTCAGGTCGCAGCGCCGTCGCTAGTCGTCGCCGGGTGGTACGACATTTTTGCCGCCGGGTCGTTTCGTCTTTTCGACGCGCTGGGTGATGGGTCGCACATCGTGACAGGCCCATGGGACCATTCGGGTCTACCCCTCGGCCGGTGCATTGGGAATCTTGACTTTGGCCGTAGAGCCGTGGTCGACCTTCATCAGCTCCAGATCGATTGGTACAACGTCCATCTGAGGGGATCGGGGTCTCTGCCACCCAAGGCATCGCTGTTTATCACGGGAGCGAACGACTGGGTTCAGTTCGACGCGTGGCCGCTGCCCGAGGCCCCGCGTCGATGGTATCTGGATGGTGCGGGAGGCCTGGGAGATGCGCCAGCTGAGCCAGGTGAGCTTTCATTCGAAGTCTTGGTGGACGCGCCGACGCCGGCCGTAGGGGGTCGTTGCTACCCGTGGGCGCCGGTGCTTCGCAGTGGCGCCTTCGACGTGAGTTCACGGATACGGCGATCCGACGTGCTGACATTCACGTCGGATCCTCTCGATACGCCTATCCGTGCTGTCGGACCCGCTGCCCTCACACTATCGGTGTCCGGTGACGCGGCCTTGCAGCAATTCGTCGCTGCACTGATCGACGTGCACCCCGATGGTGGCGCATGGAACGTGAGTGATGGAGTCGTAGAGTCGCGGCGCAGCCGTGTGACTGTCGACTTCGGTGTGATCGGTCACGAGTTCGGTCGTGGGCACCGTATCCGTATTGATGTCAGCGGCGCAGCCTGGCCCCGCTACATCGTTCGTTCGGGACGGCGCACCGTTCATCTCGGTCCGAGCAGGCTGACGATGAACGAGGTGTCCTGA